The proteins below come from a single Burkholderia humptydooensis genomic window:
- a CDS encoding ATP-binding protein, translating into MRKPIDSLFGRLALLVVCVLLLSHFAWYFAIRLERNQFQTRYAVEEAAFLVDAVRQHAERSPDQPLPSRVRLVAPGSGDVPAANPDLPPPLKRFADDLRERLPAGTQVRIGRPGHPPVLWVKQPTDRDWIVVPVQPLRPPRSLDRMVLWLVMIFSAAVMAALFAAWQLQQPLSSLARAVARFGRGMAVPPLPERGPRELRQLTHGFNQMVKQVSRAENDRAVMLAGVAHDLRTPLARMRLRAEMMDDARLRDGVVRDVDSMTHIVDQFLVFAHGDADRSEAVPVDQACERIARTYRAVSPNAPTVRTELAAGPGFRLPTATLDRVLSNLLDNAHAYGAPPVVIATARTATGYTLTVSDHGKGIAPRDLADATRPFVRLDPARGGNGHSGLGLAIVERLVQRTGGTCEIGNREEGGLRVAMTFAFDVVPKTEPQAEAS; encoded by the coding sequence ATGCGCAAGCCCATTGATTCGCTGTTCGGGCGGCTCGCGCTCCTCGTCGTCTGCGTGCTGCTGCTGTCGCACTTCGCCTGGTACTTCGCGATCCGGCTCGAGCGCAACCAGTTCCAGACGCGCTACGCGGTCGAGGAGGCGGCGTTCCTCGTCGACGCGGTGCGCCAGCACGCGGAGCGCTCGCCCGACCAGCCGCTGCCGTCGCGGGTGCGGCTCGTCGCGCCGGGCAGCGGCGACGTGCCGGCTGCGAACCCGGATCTGCCGCCCCCGCTCAAGCGCTTCGCCGACGACCTGCGCGAGCGCCTGCCGGCCGGCACGCAGGTGCGCATCGGCAGGCCGGGCCATCCGCCCGTGCTGTGGGTCAAGCAGCCGACCGACCGCGACTGGATCGTCGTGCCGGTTCAGCCGCTGCGGCCGCCGCGCTCGCTCGACCGGATGGTGCTCTGGCTCGTGATGATCTTTTCGGCCGCAGTGATGGCGGCGCTCTTCGCCGCGTGGCAGTTGCAGCAGCCGCTCAGCTCGCTCGCGCGCGCGGTCGCGCGCTTCGGCCGCGGGATGGCGGTGCCGCCGCTGCCCGAGCGCGGGCCGCGCGAGCTGCGCCAGCTCACGCACGGCTTCAATCAGATGGTCAAGCAGGTGTCGCGCGCGGAGAACGACCGCGCGGTGATGCTCGCGGGCGTCGCGCACGACCTGCGCACGCCGCTCGCGCGGATGCGGCTGCGCGCCGAGATGATGGACGACGCGCGGCTGCGCGACGGCGTCGTGCGCGACGTCGATTCGATGACGCACATCGTCGATCAATTCCTCGTGTTCGCGCACGGCGACGCCGACCGCAGCGAGGCCGTGCCGGTCGACCAGGCGTGCGAGCGGATCGCGCGCACGTACCGCGCGGTGTCGCCGAACGCGCCGACCGTGCGGACCGAGCTCGCGGCGGGGCCGGGCTTTCGCCTGCCGACGGCGACGCTCGACCGGGTGCTGTCGAACCTGCTCGACAATGCGCACGCATACGGCGCGCCGCCCGTCGTGATCGCGACCGCGCGCACCGCAACGGGCTACACGCTCACCGTCAGCGATCACGGCAAGGGCATCGCGCCGCGCGATCTCGCGGACGCGACGCGCCCGTTCGTGCGGCTCGATCCGGCGCGCGGCGGCAACGGCCACAGCGGCCTCGGGCTCGCGATCGTCGAGCGGCTCGTGCAGCGCACGGGCGGCACATGCGAGATCGGCAACCGGGAAGAAGGGGGCCTGCGGGTCGCGATGACGTTTGCGTTCGACGTCGTGCCGAAGACGGAACCGCAGGCTGAGGCGTCCTGA
- a CDS encoding response regulator produces the protein MTTQILIVDDDQELRDLLRDYLVRQGIEVSVLHDAASLEKRLERERPDLIVLDLMMPGVDGLTALRQLRAAGDDIPVIMLTARADDVDRIVGLELGADDYLGKPFNPRELLARAQAVLRRRRATPSAAAPEQREPYAFGRFVLDFQARTLSVDSKPATLSSSEFALLKIFVNHALRTLTRERLLELLHGPEYDGTDRGIDVQVWRLRRILETDPSTPRFIQTVRGRGYVFVPNGEAHAQAH, from the coding sequence ATGACTACACAGATCCTCATCGTCGACGACGACCAAGAACTGCGCGACCTGCTGCGCGACTACCTCGTGCGGCAGGGCATCGAGGTGTCGGTGCTGCACGACGCCGCCTCGCTCGAAAAGCGCCTCGAACGCGAGCGCCCCGATCTCATCGTGCTCGACCTGATGATGCCGGGCGTCGACGGCCTCACCGCGCTGCGCCAACTGCGCGCGGCGGGCGACGACATCCCGGTGATCATGCTGACCGCGCGCGCGGACGACGTCGACCGGATCGTCGGCCTCGAGCTCGGCGCGGACGATTATCTCGGCAAGCCGTTCAACCCGCGCGAGCTGCTCGCGCGCGCGCAGGCGGTGCTGCGCCGCCGTCGCGCGACGCCGTCGGCGGCGGCGCCCGAGCAGCGCGAGCCGTACGCGTTCGGCCGCTTCGTGCTCGACTTCCAGGCGCGCACGCTGTCGGTCGACAGCAAGCCGGCGACGCTGTCGAGCAGCGAATTCGCGCTCTTGAAGATCTTCGTCAACCATGCGCTGCGCACGCTGACCCGCGAGCGCCTGCTCGAACTGCTGCACGGCCCCGAGTACGACGGCACCGACCGCGGGATCGACGTGCAGGTCTGGCGCCTGCGCCGGATTCTCGAAACCGATCCGTCGACGCCGCGCTTCATCCAGACGGTGCGCGGGCGCGGCTACGTGTTCGTGCCGAACGGCGAGGCTCATGCGCAAGCCCATTGA
- a CDS encoding periplasmic heavy metal sensor has translation MYKKTSRLAIAAAVLALSFSAVSRAAPPDMPPPGGPGEHHHREGGPFMMMQRIHDKLNLSAAQEQQWQAAVNTMKQNRDAMRKSHDALRQQFQTQQNQPILDLNALHAARQQAEQQNAQLREQTASAWLAFYNGLNDQQKTTVSTALKQQFAKMDERRAKMHERWEQRRAAKGASAPAPQQ, from the coding sequence ATGTATAAGAAGACTTCCCGCCTCGCCATCGCCGCCGCCGTGCTCGCCCTGTCGTTCAGCGCCGTCTCGCGCGCCGCGCCGCCCGACATGCCGCCGCCGGGCGGCCCGGGCGAGCATCATCATAGGGAAGGCGGCCCGTTCATGATGATGCAGCGAATCCACGACAAGCTGAACCTGAGCGCCGCGCAGGAGCAGCAATGGCAGGCCGCCGTCAATACGATGAAGCAGAACCGCGACGCGATGCGCAAGAGCCACGACGCGCTGCGCCAGCAGTTCCAGACCCAGCAGAACCAGCCGATCCTCGATCTGAACGCGCTGCACGCGGCGCGCCAGCAGGCCGAGCAGCAGAACGCGCAGTTGCGCGAGCAGACGGCTTCCGCGTGGCTCGCGTTCTATAACGGCCTGAACGACCAGCAGAAGACGACGGTCAGCACCGCGCTCAAGCAGCAATTCGCGAAGATGGACGAGCGTCGCGCGAAGATGCACGAGCGCTGGGAGCAGCGGCGCGCGGCGAAGGGCGCGTCGGCGCCTGCGCCGCAGCAGTGA
- a CDS encoding pirin family protein, whose product MFEIRRAGDRGHADHGWLDTYHSFSFADYRDPEHVHFGALRVLNDDRIAPTRGFGMHPHRDMEIVTYVLEGALAHRDSMGNGSIVRAGDVQRMSAGTGIVHSEYNASRDATLHLLQIWLLPTEPGGRPGYQEARFADADKRGRLRLVASPDGRDGAVSVRSDASIYAGLIDGDERAEFALPAGRRAYVHVARGSVAVNGEALAAGDGARIAGIETVVFERGEHAEVLLFDLA is encoded by the coding sequence ATGTTCGAGATCCGCCGCGCGGGCGACCGCGGCCATGCAGATCATGGCTGGCTCGATACCTATCACAGCTTTTCGTTTGCCGACTATCGCGATCCCGAGCACGTGCATTTCGGCGCGCTGCGCGTGCTGAACGACGATCGTATCGCGCCGACGCGCGGCTTCGGCATGCATCCGCATCGCGACATGGAGATCGTCACGTACGTGCTCGAAGGCGCGCTCGCGCACCGCGACAGCATGGGCAACGGCTCGATCGTCCGAGCGGGCGACGTGCAGCGGATGAGCGCGGGCACGGGGATCGTGCACAGCGAATACAACGCGTCGCGGGACGCGACGCTGCATCTGCTGCAGATCTGGCTGCTGCCGACCGAGCCGGGCGGCCGGCCCGGCTACCAGGAAGCGCGCTTCGCCGACGCCGACAAGCGCGGCCGGCTGAGGCTCGTCGCGTCGCCCGACGGGCGCGACGGGGCGGTGTCGGTGCGCTCGGACGCGTCGATCTACGCGGGCCTCATCGACGGCGACGAGCGCGCCGAGTTCGCGCTGCCGGCCGGCCGGCGCGCGTACGTGCACGTCGCGCGCGGCAGCGTGGCGGTGAACGGCGAGGCGCTCGCGGCGGGCGACGGCGCGCGGATTGCCGGAATCGAGACCGTCGTGTTCGAGCGCGGCGAGCACGCGGAGGTGTTGCTGTTCGATCTTGCGTGA
- a CDS encoding ABC transporter substrate-binding protein, with translation MKKLALCAALALAAGGAFAKEWKTVRIGVDASYPPFESTAPSGEIVGFDVDLAKEVCKRINAKCVWTPQDLDGIIPALKAKKFDVIVSSLTVTDKRREQIDFSDKLYDAPARMIAKAGSPLAPTIESLKGKRVGVEQGSTQETFAKAHWEPKGVTIVSYQNQDQVYADLGSGRLDATLQDELQADYGFLRTPRGKGFAWAGPAVKDPKTLGDGTAMGLRKDDADLKDAINRALASMHKDGTYDRLSRKYFPYSVYSAK, from the coding sequence ATGAAGAAGCTCGCCTTGTGCGCGGCCCTCGCCCTTGCGGCGGGCGGCGCCTTCGCGAAGGAATGGAAGACCGTGCGGATCGGCGTCGACGCCAGCTATCCGCCGTTCGAATCGACCGCGCCGAGCGGCGAGATCGTCGGATTCGACGTCGATCTCGCGAAGGAAGTCTGCAAGCGGATCAACGCGAAGTGCGTCTGGACGCCACAGGATCTCGACGGAATCATCCCCGCGCTGAAGGCGAAAAAGTTCGACGTGATCGTGTCATCGCTGACCGTCACCGACAAGCGCCGCGAGCAGATCGATTTCTCCGACAAGCTGTACGACGCGCCCGCGCGCATGATCGCGAAGGCGGGCTCGCCGCTCGCGCCGACCATCGAGTCGCTGAAGGGCAAGCGCGTCGGCGTCGAGCAGGGCTCGACCCAGGAGACCTTCGCGAAGGCGCACTGGGAGCCGAAGGGCGTGACGATCGTGTCGTACCAGAACCAGGATCAGGTGTACGCCGATCTCGGCTCGGGCCGCCTCGACGCGACGCTGCAAGACGAGCTGCAGGCCGACTACGGCTTCCTGCGCACGCCGCGCGGCAAGGGCTTCGCGTGGGCGGGCCCGGCCGTGAAGGACCCGAAGACGCTCGGCGACGGCACCGCGATGGGGCTGCGCAAGGACGACGCGGACCTGAAGGACGCGATCAACCGCGCGCTCGCGTCGATGCACAAGGACGGCACGTACGACAGGCTGTCGCGCAAGTACTTCCCGTACAGCGTCTATTCGGCGAAGTAA
- a CDS encoding ABC transporter permease, with amino-acid sequence MFLQGYGPLIFSGTWQTVKLSVLSLALSFLLGLVGAAAKLSRNRVSNGIGTLYTTLIRGVPDLVLMLLLFYSLQIWLNQLTDVMNWDQIDIDPFAAGVLVLGFIYGAYFTETFRGAFLSVPRGQLEAGSAYGMTNWQVFARIMFPQMMRFALPGIGNNWQVLVKSTALVSIIGLADVVKASQDAGKGTLRFFFFTLLAGAIYLAITTISNFVLMWLEKRYSTGVRKADL; translated from the coding sequence ATGTTTCTTCAAGGCTACGGCCCGCTGATATTCTCCGGCACCTGGCAGACCGTCAAGCTCTCGGTGCTGTCGCTCGCGCTGTCGTTCCTGCTCGGCCTCGTCGGCGCGGCGGCGAAGCTGTCGAGGAACCGCGTCTCGAACGGGATCGGCACGCTCTACACGACGCTCATCCGCGGCGTGCCGGACCTCGTGCTGATGCTGCTCCTCTTCTACAGCCTGCAGATCTGGCTCAACCAGCTCACCGACGTGATGAACTGGGATCAGATCGACATCGATCCGTTCGCGGCCGGCGTGCTCGTGCTCGGCTTCATCTACGGCGCGTACTTCACCGAGACGTTCCGCGGCGCGTTCCTGTCGGTGCCGCGCGGCCAGCTCGAGGCGGGCAGCGCATACGGGATGACGAACTGGCAGGTGTTCGCGCGGATCATGTTCCCGCAGATGATGCGCTTCGCGCTGCCCGGCATCGGCAACAACTGGCAGGTGCTCGTGAAATCGACGGCGCTCGTGTCGATCATCGGTCTCGCCGACGTCGTGAAGGCGTCGCAGGACGCGGGCAAGGGCACGCTGCGGTTCTTCTTCTTCACGCTGCTCGCGGGCGCGATCTATCTCGCGATCACGACGATCTCGAACTTCGTGCTGATGTGGCTCGAGAAGCGTTATTCGACGGGCGTACGCAAGGCTGACCTATGA
- a CDS encoding ABC transporter permease, with amino-acid sequence MIELIQEYWRNYLYTDGYRFTGLAITMWLLVVSIGIGFCLSVPLAVARVSKRKWLAGAVWLYTYVFRGTPLYVQLLLCYTGLYSLQAVRGTPMLDAFFRDGMNCTLLAFTLNTCAYTTEIFAGAIKSTSYGEIEAARAYGMSTFTLYRRIVLPSALRRALPLYSNEVILMLHATTVAFTATVPDILKIARDVNSATYMSFHAFGIAALLYLAISFTLVWLFRRAERRWLAYLRPQGK; translated from the coding sequence ATGATCGAGCTGATCCAAGAATACTGGCGCAACTACCTGTATACGGACGGGTATCGCTTCACCGGCCTCGCGATCACGATGTGGCTGCTCGTCGTGTCGATCGGGATCGGCTTCTGCCTGTCGGTGCCGCTCGCGGTCGCGCGCGTGTCGAAGAGGAAGTGGCTCGCGGGCGCCGTCTGGCTCTACACGTACGTGTTCCGCGGCACGCCGCTCTACGTGCAGCTTCTCCTCTGCTACACGGGCCTCTACAGCCTGCAGGCCGTGCGCGGCACGCCGATGCTCGACGCGTTCTTCCGCGACGGGATGAACTGCACGCTGCTCGCGTTCACGCTGAACACCTGCGCGTACACGACCGAAATCTTCGCGGGCGCGATCAAGTCGACGTCGTACGGCGAGATCGAGGCGGCCCGCGCCTACGGGATGTCGACCTTCACGCTGTATCGCCGGATCGTGCTGCCGTCGGCGCTGCGCCGCGCGCTGCCGCTCTACAGCAACGAAGTGATCCTGATGCTGCACGCGACGACGGTCGCGTTCACGGCGACCGTGCCCGATATCCTGAAGATCGCGCGCGACGTCAATTCGGCGACCTACATGTCGTTCCATGCATTCGGCATCGCCGCCCTCCTCTACCTCGCGATCTCGTTCACGCTCGTGTGGCTGTTCCGCCGCGCCGAGCGCCGCTGGCTCGCGTATCTGCGCCCGCAAGGCAAATGA
- a CDS encoding ABC transporter ATP-binding protein gives MNTQMHKLFVDDLHKRYDNNEVLKGVSLRANAGDVISVIGSSGSGKSTMLRCINFLEQPNAGRIFVDGEEVRTAQDKTGALKAADSKQLQRVRTKLAMVFQHFNLWSHMNVLENVMEAPVHVLGISRREAEGRAREYLEKVGLAPRVEKQYPSHLSGGQQQRVAIARALAMHPDVMLFDEPTSALDPELVGEVLKVMQKLAEEGRTMIVVTHEMGFARNVSNHVMFLHQGRVEEEGAPAEVFGGTKSERLKQFLSGSLK, from the coding sequence ATGAACACCCAGATGCACAAGCTCTTCGTCGACGATCTCCACAAGCGCTACGACAACAACGAAGTTTTGAAGGGCGTCTCGCTGCGCGCAAACGCGGGCGACGTGATCAGCGTGATCGGCTCGTCCGGCTCGGGCAAGAGCACGATGCTACGCTGCATCAACTTCCTCGAGCAGCCCAACGCGGGCCGCATCTTCGTCGACGGCGAGGAAGTGCGCACCGCGCAGGACAAGACGGGCGCGCTCAAGGCCGCCGATTCGAAGCAGCTCCAGCGCGTGCGCACGAAGCTCGCGATGGTGTTCCAGCACTTCAATCTGTGGTCGCACATGAACGTGCTGGAGAACGTGATGGAAGCGCCCGTGCACGTGCTGGGGATTTCGAGGCGCGAGGCGGAGGGGCGCGCGCGCGAATATCTGGAGAAGGTCGGTCTCGCGCCGCGGGTGGAGAAGCAGTATCCGTCGCATTTGTCGGGCGGCCAGCAGCAGCGCGTCGCGATTGCGCGTGCGCTGGCGATGCACCCGGACGTGATGCTGTTCGACGAGCCGACGTCGGCGCTCGATCCGGAGCTGGTCGGCGAAGTGCTGAAGGTGATGCAGAAGCTCGCGGAGGAAGGGCGGACGATGATCGTCGTCACGCACGAGATGGGCTTTGCGCGCAACGTGTCGAATCACGTGATGTTCCTGCACCAGGGTCGCGTCGAGGAGGAAGGCGCGCCTGCCGAGGTGTTCGGCGGCACGAAGAGCGAGCGCCTGAAGCAGTTCCTGTCGGGCAGCCTCAAGTAA
- a CDS encoding porin has translation MKKVMLAAVLATAGVAAHAQSSVTLYGRLDAGIEYMNGLPSANGGSTSRWRAESGNWGTSLWGLKGSEDIGGGNKIVFQLEGSFDTMNGNGPGAGSIWNRWATVGISNDTYGTLLLGRELAIANGVWDFDPFGQSSWSTASLVRGRNWNKTSNNISYQSPKLYGFDVYGQYALSNATNWNGNGSTSQGRSAGLQLTYTTSLFQVRGLYDEARDPANGKLDDVFNYSREYFAGVNVFLGQFKIQAAYQTSHADSAPVVNSGITSTQQVWGGVTWQATPAAALIAAAYHVNANHGGGNANIFTVGGTYNLSKRTLLDMQVATVRNSKTANFGLNANPAGTDISTGNPKFGGSQTGVYAGIQHLF, from the coding sequence ATGAAGAAAGTTATGCTCGCGGCGGTACTGGCGACTGCCGGAGTGGCGGCTCACGCTCAAAGCAGCGTGACGCTGTACGGCCGTCTGGACGCCGGCATCGAATACATGAACGGCCTGCCGAGCGCGAACGGCGGCAGCACGAGCCGCTGGCGCGCGGAAAGCGGCAACTGGGGCACGAGTCTCTGGGGCTTGAAGGGCTCCGAGGACATCGGCGGCGGCAACAAGATCGTGTTCCAGTTGGAAGGCAGCTTCGACACGATGAACGGCAACGGCCCGGGCGCCGGCAGCATCTGGAATCGCTGGGCGACGGTCGGCATCTCCAACGACACGTACGGTACCCTGCTGCTCGGCCGCGAGCTCGCGATCGCGAACGGCGTGTGGGACTTCGATCCGTTCGGCCAGTCGTCGTGGTCGACGGCCTCGCTCGTGCGCGGCCGCAACTGGAACAAGACCAGCAACAACATTTCGTATCAATCGCCGAAGCTTTACGGCTTCGACGTCTACGGCCAGTACGCGCTGTCGAACGCGACGAACTGGAACGGCAACGGCTCGACGAGCCAGGGCCGCAGCGCGGGCCTGCAGCTCACCTACACGACGTCGCTCTTCCAGGTCCGCGGCCTCTATGACGAAGCGCGCGATCCGGCGAACGGCAAGCTCGACGACGTGTTCAACTACTCGCGCGAATATTTCGCCGGCGTGAACGTGTTCCTCGGCCAGTTCAAGATTCAGGCGGCATATCAGACGTCGCACGCCGACAGCGCGCCCGTCGTGAACAGCGGCATCACGTCGACGCAGCAAGTCTGGGGCGGCGTGACGTGGCAGGCAACGCCCGCCGCCGCGCTGATCGCGGCCGCCTATCACGTGAACGCGAACCACGGCGGCGGCAACGCGAACATCTTCACGGTCGGCGGCACGTACAACCTGTCGAAGCGCACGCTGCTCGACATGCAGGTCGCGACGGTTCGCAACAGCAAGACCGCGAACTTCGGCCTGAACGCGAACCCGGCCGGCACCGACATCTCGACCGGCAATCCGAAGTTCGGCGGCAGCCAGACGGGCGTGTACGCCGGCATCCAGCACCTGTTCTGA
- a CDS encoding P-II family nitrogen regulator — protein MKRITAIIKPFKLDEVREALAEVGLTGLTVTEVKGFGRQKGHTELYRGAEYVVDFLPKMKIEVVVANNLVDQVIDAVIGAARTGKIGDGKIFVSDVERVIRIRTGEENEAAV, from the coding sequence ATGAAACGCATCACCGCCATCATCAAGCCGTTCAAGCTGGACGAAGTGCGCGAAGCGCTCGCCGAAGTCGGCCTGACGGGGCTCACCGTCACGGAAGTGAAGGGCTTCGGCCGCCAGAAGGGGCACACGGAACTCTACCGCGGCGCCGAGTACGTGGTCGATTTCCTGCCGAAGATGAAGATCGAAGTGGTGGTTGCGAACAATCTCGTCGATCAGGTGATCGACGCGGTGATCGGCGCCGCGCGCACCGGCAAGATCGGCGACGGCAAGATCTTCGTGTCGGACGTCGAGCGCGTGATCCGGATTCGCACGGGCGAGGAGAACGAAGCGGCCGTCTGA
- a CDS encoding NAD+ synthase: MKTRIALAQLNVTVGDFAGNAAKIVAAAQAAHDAGAQLLIAPELALSGYPPEDLLLRPAFYAASDAALAELAAQLKPLAGLAVLVGHPLRAGDAGAPGAPSADGNANRPIERGAAPADTYNAASLIVGGEVAGTYRKQDLPNTEVFDEKRYFATDAAPYVFELNGVTFGVVICEDVWHASAAQLAKAAGAQVLIVPNGSPYHMNKDTVRIDILRARIRETGLPMVYVNLVGGQDELVFDGGSFVLDGAGELVAKMPQFEEGNAIVEFDGAHPLPAAIAPALSVEAQVYRALVLGVRDYIGKNGFPGAIIGLSGGVDSALVLAVAVDALGAERVRAVMMPSRYTADISTTDAADMAARVGVRYDEIAIAPMFDAFRASLAGEFAGRAEDATEENIQARIRGTLLMALSNKFGSIVLTTGNKSEMAVGYCTLYGDMAGGFAVIKDIAKTLVYRLCHYRNAAAEYGALGIIPERILTRAPSAELRENQTDQDSLPPYDVLDAIMRMYMEEDRPLSEIVAAGYSEADVKRVTRLIKINEYKRRQAPVGIRVTHRAFGRDWRYPITSRFTESID, translated from the coding sequence ATGAAGACCCGTATCGCACTCGCCCAACTCAACGTCACCGTCGGCGATTTCGCCGGCAACGCCGCCAAGATCGTCGCCGCCGCGCAAGCCGCGCACGATGCCGGCGCGCAGCTCCTGATCGCGCCGGAGCTCGCGCTGTCAGGCTACCCGCCCGAGGATCTGCTGCTGCGCCCCGCGTTCTACGCGGCGTCCGACGCGGCGCTCGCCGAGCTCGCCGCGCAACTGAAGCCGCTCGCCGGGCTCGCGGTGCTCGTCGGCCATCCGCTGCGCGCGGGCGACGCAGGAGCACCAGGCGCGCCAAGCGCCGATGGTAATGCAAACCGCCCGATCGAGCGCGGCGCCGCGCCCGCCGACACCTACAACGCGGCGTCGCTGATCGTGGGCGGCGAGGTGGCCGGCACGTACCGGAAGCAGGACTTGCCGAACACCGAGGTGTTCGACGAGAAGCGCTATTTCGCGACCGACGCCGCGCCGTACGTGTTCGAATTGAACGGCGTGACGTTCGGCGTCGTGATTTGCGAGGACGTGTGGCACGCGTCGGCCGCGCAACTCGCGAAGGCGGCGGGCGCGCAGGTGCTGATCGTGCCGAACGGCTCGCCGTATCACATGAACAAGGACACGGTGCGCATCGATATCCTGCGCGCGCGGATTCGCGAAACGGGCCTGCCGATGGTCTACGTGAACCTCGTCGGCGGCCAGGACGAGCTCGTGTTCGACGGCGGCTCGTTCGTGCTCGACGGCGCGGGCGAGCTCGTCGCGAAGATGCCGCAGTTCGAGGAAGGCAACGCGATCGTCGAGTTCGACGGCGCGCACCCGCTGCCCGCCGCTATCGCGCCGGCGCTGTCCGTCGAGGCGCAGGTGTATCGCGCGCTCGTGCTCGGCGTGCGCGACTACATCGGCAAGAACGGCTTCCCGGGCGCGATCATCGGGCTGTCGGGCGGCGTCGATTCGGCGCTCGTGCTCGCGGTCGCCGTCGACGCGCTCGGCGCGGAGCGCGTGCGCGCGGTGATGATGCCGTCGCGCTACACGGCCGACATCTCGACGACCGACGCGGCCGACATGGCGGCGCGCGTCGGCGTGCGCTACGACGAGATCGCGATCGCGCCGATGTTCGACGCGTTCCGCGCGTCGCTCGCGGGCGAATTCGCGGGCCGCGCGGAAGACGCGACCGAGGAGAACATCCAGGCGCGCATCCGCGGCACGCTGCTGATGGCGCTGTCGAACAAGTTCGGCTCGATTGTGCTGACGACGGGCAACAAGAGCGAGATGGCGGTCGGCTATTGCACGCTGTACGGCGACATGGCGGGCGGCTTCGCGGTGATCAAGGACATCGCGAAGACGCTCGTCTACCGGCTCTGCCATTACCGCAACGCGGCGGCCGAATATGGCGCGCTCGGCATCATTCCCGAGCGGATCCTCACGCGCGCGCCGTCGGCCGAGCTGCGCGAGAACCAGACCGACCAGGACAGCCTGCCCCCGTACGACGTGCTCGACGCGATCATGCGGATGTACATGGAGGAGGACCGGCCGCTTTCGGAGATCGTCGCGGCGGGCTATTCGGAGGCGGACGTGAAACGCGTCACGCGGCTCATCAAGATCAACGAGTACAAGCGCCGGCAGGCGCCCGTCGGCATTCGCGTCACGCACCGCGCGTTCGGGCGCGACTGGCGCTATCCGATCACGTCGCGCTTCACCGAGAGCATCGACTGA
- a CDS encoding GNAT family N-acetyltransferase, producing the protein MKHERYDYRMGILTSALDASAAEWDALVARAPRPTPFLKHAFLSALHRAGCAVDDTGWAPRFVTLADGATGALVAAAPVYAKRHSYGEYVFDWAWADAYQRNGLPYYPKLLCAVPFTPVQGSRLLAVDDDARRQLAATLVALAEQSDVSSLHVLFPTGDEARTLADMGMMLREGVQFHWLNDGYRDFDAFLGTLEQKKRKNIRAERRKVADAGVTLRRVRGEDATDADWRFFARCYRQTYREHFSSPYLNLEFFREIGATMPENLLLVIAEREGRPIASALAVYQRGASGGGVLYGRYWGALEHVPCLHFETAYYQLLEFCIDERLDAFEGGAQGEHKLARGFMPTVTHSAHWLAHPAFADAVGRFLAQETNQIHAYVDELHEHNPFRDGGR; encoded by the coding sequence TTGAAACACGAACGTTACGATTATCGCATGGGCATCCTCACGTCTGCCCTCGACGCAAGCGCCGCCGAGTGGGACGCGCTCGTCGCGCGCGCGCCGCGCCCGACGCCCTTCCTGAAGCACGCGTTCCTGAGCGCGCTGCACCGCGCGGGCTGCGCGGTCGACGACACCGGCTGGGCGCCGCGCTTCGTCACGCTCGCGGACGGCGCGACGGGCGCGCTCGTCGCGGCCGCGCCCGTCTATGCGAAGCGCCATTCGTATGGCGAATACGTGTTCGACTGGGCGTGGGCCGACGCGTACCAGCGCAACGGGCTGCCGTACTACCCGAAGCTGCTGTGCGCGGTGCCGTTCACGCCCGTGCAGGGCAGCCGCCTGCTCGCCGTCGACGACGACGCGCGCCGCCAGCTCGCCGCCACGCTCGTCGCGCTCGCCGAGCAGAGCGACGTGTCGTCGCTGCACGTGCTGTTTCCGACCGGCGACGAGGCGCGCACGCTCGCCGACATGGGGATGATGCTGCGCGAAGGCGTGCAGTTCCACTGGCTGAACGACGGCTATCGCGACTTCGACGCGTTCCTCGGCACGCTCGAGCAGAAGAAGCGCAAGAACATCCGCGCGGAGCGCCGCAAGGTCGCGGACGCGGGCGTCACGTTGCGCCGCGTGCGCGGCGAGGACGCGACCGACGCCGACTGGCGCTTCTTCGCGCGCTGCTACCGGCAGACGTACCGCGAGCACTTTTCGAGCCCGTATCTGAATCTCGAATTCTTCCGCGAGATCGGCGCGACGATGCCGGAGAACCTGCTGCTCGTGATCGCCGAGCGCGAAGGACGGCCGATCGCGAGCGCGCTCGCCGTCTACCAGCGCGGCGCGTCGGGGGGCGGCGTGCTGTACGGCCGCTACTGGGGCGCGCTCGAACACGTGCCCTGCCTGCATTTCGAGACCGCGTACTACCAGTTGCTCGAATTCTGCATCGACGAGCGGCTCGACGCATTCGAAGGCGGCGCGCAGGGCGAGCACAAGCTCGCGCGCGGCTTCATGCCGACCGTCACGCACTCCGCGCACTGGCTCGCGCATCCGGCGTTCGCCGATGCGGTCGGGCGCTTCCTCGCGCAGGAGACGAACCAGATTCACGCGTATGTCGACGAACTGCACGAGCACAATCCGTTCAGGGACGGCGGGCGCTGA